Part of the Paenarthrobacter sp. JL.01a genome is shown below.
GTCCGCAGCCCTGGTGCGTGGTGACCACGCCGACCCTGCCGGACATCCGACCGTAGGCATCGGCCATGGTTGCTGCGCCGCCCTCGTGCCGGGCCGCGGTGAAGGGAATGCCTTCTGACATGAGAGTGCCGGTGACATCGAAATTACCCGATCCCACCACACCAAAGACATGCCCGACGCCGAGCTTCGCCAACGTCCTGCCGACCAGGGTGGAAACGCGCACTTCCCCACTCATGAACCCTCCACCGCGTCCTTTTCCACCAGTGCATATACGCGGCTTGGACTGCCCGTGCCGCCCACGATGGGAAGGGGAGCCACCACCAGCGTGGCACCCGTAACGGGGAGCCGGTCCACGTTCCGCAGCGATGTCACGCCATACTTGTCCGCTCCCAGCAGGAACGAATGAACAGGAAACATGGGATCCAGTGATCCAGCCTGTCCTGCGTCGATGCCCACGGTTTCGACGCCGAAACCGCTGATCGAGGCGTTTCCGGCAAGCCACTTGGCACCTGCCGCAGAGACCCCGGGAGTGTGGGGACCGGCGTCGTCCGCGTTGACGAAAGCCGCAGCGTCCGCGCCGCGGGCCGCCCAACCAGTCCGGAATATGACCCAACAGTTCTCAGGAAAGGCGCCATGCTCTTCCTGCCACTGCTCAAAGTGATCAGGCTCCAACAGGAAGTCGGGGTTCCCGGCGGCTTCGGTTGTCTTGTCGATGACCACCAACGGCCCCACCAGACGGTGTGGCTCGATCTGGTCCACTGACTTACCATCCTTGCCGGTAATCCAGTGCACGGGGGCATCCAGGTGCGTCCCGGCGTGTTCGCCCACGGTGACGTCGTTCCACGCCCAGGCCGGGCCGGCGTCGTCGAAGTTGCTCACGGGAGAGACGGAGAGCCCAACGGTGTTCGCGAACGGCTGCGGCAGGTTCAGGATTGGTGTCTCGGAGCTGAGGGGAGTGGTGAGGTCGATGATTTCCACCGAACCATTCGAAAGGGCTGCGGTGAGCCCGGCCAGAACAGACATTGTTCTCCTATCGCTTGCGTGGTGTCAGTGCTGCTTGAATACGGGAAAAACGTGAAGGCGGTGCTGTGAGCCTCTGCGCCACTAGATGCCCTGAACCGCCGGAAAGTCCGGGGCCCGGGTGGGTTGAAGCTCCAATGTGCCAGAGCCCTTGGATGGCCGTTTGATGACCGGCGGCCTCCGGGAAGGGCCGCCA
Proteins encoded:
- a CDS encoding cyclase family protein — translated: MSVLAGLTAALSNGSVEIIDLTTPLSSETPILNLPQPFANTVGLSVSPVSNFDDAGPAWAWNDVTVGEHAGTHLDAPVHWITGKDGKSVDQIEPHRLVGPLVVIDKTTEAAGNPDFLLEPDHFEQWQEEHGAFPENCWVIFRTGWAARGADAAAFVNADDAGPHTPGVSAAGAKWLAGNASISGFGVETVGIDAGQAGSLDPMFPVHSFLLGADKYGVTSLRNVDRLPVTGATLVVAPLPIVGGTGSPSRVYALVEKDAVEGS